A single Camarhynchus parvulus chromosome 5, STF_HiC, whole genome shotgun sequence DNA region contains:
- the LOC115903895 gene encoding cytosolic phospholipase A2 epsilon-like, protein MQLNPDGKQWTSLTKIESSLCYLLTVRVIRARNIHQADVLSQTDCYVSLWLPTASNDKFQTKAVKNCKDPVWNEIFYFRIQSQVKNVLELALYDKDVVTQDDHLFTVYFDIAKLSLGEEVFMHFKCDSQRQEELEVGFALDNISGPPETIITNGVLVSRKICCLEVQVVEKKKKKKGKKSKKEFSFKVQGSYEGTQDIVLGSNLLFSSSSPAKFHYARYKQPMLDVTLPGKKGPPSSHSCVYDTGSPNMELHSIPSGKNIILAEDKRFGLYAKAEDCPDHLDVRLGFDLCIQEQDFLCKRKNYVIPALKKVLQLEQDLLDHESPVVAIMTTGGGMRSLTALYGSLRGLKKLNILDCATYLTGLSGTTWTMSNLYRDADWSRKDLDKQITEARKHMTKCKINSFSLEYLKYYKKQLCQRKREGRKTSFIDLWGLVLESFLHEGKDNHRLSDQQQAIDRGQNPLPIYTAVNVKNNYSTLDFKEWVEFTPYEVGLQKYGVFVRTEDFGSEFFMGRLMKKVPESRICFLEGMWSSLFSFNVLYIWNLSHSSEDFWHRWTRDHIDNIEEEPALPVQPQELRTRLSTPPGPLGSAPRAALTDRVCLAQEHNFLRGLQIHNHYLENTHFCRWKDTVLDTFPNQLTQSDEFLSLVDTGFFINTSIMPLLKPERKVDVILHLNYSAGSQIQALDQTCKYCSEQGIVFPRVDFSEEDRKKLKECYLFDGAETPGAPVLLFFPLVNDTFQKYKAPGQKRSESEMEDGKVDLYGCCSPYSTYSLQYTEKAYDCLVQLGEYNILNNEDLIIQALRTAVARKRQMKK, encoded by the exons ATGCAGCTGAATCCTGATGGGAAACAGTGGACTTCTCTTACAAAG ataGAATCCTCTCTGTGTTACTTACTGACTGTAAGAGTCATAAGAGCGAGAAATATCCACCAGGCAGATGTGT TGAGCCAAACTGATTGCTACGTGAGCCTGTGGCTTCCAACTGCTTCAAATGACAAATTTCAGACTAAAGCCGTCAAGAATTGCAAAGATCCAGTCTGGAATGAAATCTTCTACTTCAGGATCCAGAGTCAAGTCAAG aatgtgctggagctggcactcTATGATAAGGATGTGGTTACTCAGGATGACCACCTCTTCACAGTGTACTTTGACATAGCCAAACTTTCCCTGGGAGAGGAAGTCTTCATGCACTTCAAGTGTGATTCACAG agaCAAGAGGAGTTGGAGGTGGGATTTGCCTTGGATAATAT TTCAGGCCCTCCTGAAACCATCATTACTAATGGAGTGCTAGTG TCTCGCAAAATCTGCTGCTTAGAAGTTCAGGTGgttgagaagaaaaagaagaaaaaagggaagaaatcaa AAAAAGAATTCTCCTTTAAAGTGCAGGGCTCTTATGAGGGCACCCAGGACATTGTGCTGGGATCAAATCTGCtcttcagctcctcctctcctgccaaaTTCCACTATGCCAGATACAAGCAGCCAATGCTGGATGTTACACTACCAGGGAAGAAAGGACCTCCCTCCTCA caCTCATGTGTGTATGATACAGGCTCTCCAAATATGGAACTTCATTCCATTCCAAGTGGAAAAAACATAATCTTAGCAGAG GATAAAAGATTCGGTTTATATGCGAAGGCAGAAGACTG CCCAGACCACCTTGATGTGCGTTTAGGATTTGACCTCTGCATACAGGAGCAAGACTTTCTCTGCAAAAGGAAGAATTATGTTATTCCTGCTCTGAAGAAGgttctgcagctggaacaggaTCTGCTGGACCATGAG AGCCCGGTGGTGGCCATCATGACCACAGGAGGAGGGATGAGATCCTTGACCGCACTCTATGGCAGCCTCAGGGGGCTCAAGAAGCTCAATATCTTGGACTGTGCGACCTACCTGACTGGCTTGTCTGGTACCACATG GACCATGTCAAACTTGTACAGAGATGCTGACTGGTCACGAAAGGATCTCGACAAGCAAATCACTGAGGCTCGAAAACATAtgacaaaatgcaaaataaattccttttcgTTGGAATATTTGAAGTATTACAaaaagcagctgtgccagcGGAAAAGAGAGGGCCGCAAAACGTCTTTTATAGATCTCTGGGGGCTTGTCCTGGAATCTTTTTTGCATGAAGGG AAAGACAACCACAGACTCTCTGATCAGCAACAGGCCATTGATCGTGGTCAGAACCCACTTCCTATCTACACTGCAGTCAATGTCAAGAACAACTACAGCACTCTGGATTTCAAAG AATGGGTGGAGTTCACCCCATATGAGGTAGGATTGCAAAAATATGGAGTTTTTGTTCGCACCGAGGATTTTGGCAGTGAGTTCTTCATGGGACGATTGATGAAGAAGGTCCCTGAATCCAGGATCTGCTTCTTGGAAG gcaTGTGGAGtagtttattttcattcaatGTGTTATATATCTGGAATTTGTCCCATTCATCAGAAGATTTCTGGCACAGGTGGACCCGGGACCATATTGACAATATAG aggaggagcCTGCGCTGCCCgtgcagccacaggagctgcgTACGCGGCTGTCCACGCCGCCCGGGCCCCTGGGCAGCGCCCCGCGCGCCGCCCTCACCGACCGCGTCTGCCTCGCCCAGGAGCACAACTTCCTCAGGGGCCTCCAGATCCACAACCACTACCTAGAGAACACCCACTTCTGCAGGTGGAAAG atacTGTATTAGACACATTTCCTAACCAGCTGACACAATCAGATGAATTCCTGTCTCTGGTAGATACTGGATTTTTCATCAATACAAGCATCATGCCACTTTTAAAACCAGAGAGAAAGGTGGACGTCATCCTGCATTTAAATTACAGTGCAGGATCCCAGATACAG GCTTTGGACCAGACCTGCAAGtactgctctgagcagggaatCGTTTTTCCCAGGGTGGACTTCAGTgaagaagacaggaaaaagcTGAAGGAATGTTACCTCTTTGATGGTGCTGAGACTCCAGGAGCACCAGTGCTGCTATTTTTCCCGCTAGTTAATGATACCTTCCAAAAATACAAAGCACCAG GTCAGAAGCGCTCAGAGTCAGAGATGGAAGATGGCAAAGTTGATCTCTATGGCTGCTGTTCCCCATATTCAACATACTCCCTTCAGTACACTGAGAAGGCGTATGACTGCCTGGTTCAGCTGGGTGAATACAACATCCTCAACAATGAAGACCTCATTATACAGGCCTTGCGCACAGCAGTGGCACGGAAAAGGCAGATGAAGAAATAA